The following proteins are co-located in the Oceanimonas sp. GK1 genome:
- a CDS encoding universal stress protein, which yields MSRIHSILYATDFSEGAAEAAALARNMAETHGARLHLLHVITELDDRHRRGIPASVMEAFVKEVKTQAMADLHAFQQRHFAGFTGELSTELRLGHDAEEILAGAAACQADLIMLGTHSRRGMEKLLLGSTAERVIRQSSLPVLTVPERR from the coding sequence ATGTCACGGATTCATTCCATCCTGTACGCCACCGACTTTTCCGAAGGGGCCGCCGAGGCGGCGGCCCTGGCTCGGAACATGGCCGAAACCCATGGCGCCCGGCTGCATCTGCTGCATGTGATCACCGAGCTGGACGACCGCCACCGCCGTGGCATTCCCGCCAGCGTGATGGAAGCCTTTGTGAAGGAAGTGAAAACCCAGGCCATGGCCGACCTGCACGCCTTTCAGCAACGCCATTTTGCCGGCTTTACCGGTGAACTGAGCACCGAGCTGAGACTGGGCCACGATGCCGAGGAAATTCTGGCCGGTGCCGCCGCTTGCCAGGCCGATCTCATCATGCTCGGCACCCACAGCCGGCGTGGCATGGAGAAACTGCTGCTCGGCTCCACCGCCGAGCGGGTGATCCGCCAGTCGAGCCTACCGGTGCTGACGGTGCCCGAGCGCCGCTGA
- a CDS encoding TAXI family TRAP transporter solute-binding subunit: MTKHTTSFRVLTTLAVATVASLGTGAAQAQTERLAFSGGPDGGTFQYFSNGISTRLSRTLDGVEVSNMASAGSVENLRRVNSRDADFGIVYSGDMYLGQNGQLTNDTRKYRNARAVSYLYGAPAHLIVLDGAGITEVSQLEGKNVAVGPAGSGAAASAQRFFESVGLWDKITPQYIGYNQGASALGDRQIDALWVFAGFPNASVIQAASSNDIRLLQVHEAASAGTLFQDHPYYAEVTIPAGTYPGVDYDVVTVQDSALWVAGRHLSADRVADSLKQIYSEEGLTFMRSVSQAAASMSIDTGTMGIVTPLHDGAKAFWTEQGKTLTEQQQ, from the coding sequence ATGACCAAGCACACCACATCCTTTCGTGTACTGACCACCCTGGCCGTGGCCACCGTCGCCAGCCTGGGCACCGGTGCCGCTCAGGCCCAGACCGAGCGCCTGGCCTTTTCCGGGGGCCCCGACGGCGGTACCTTTCAGTATTTCTCCAACGGCATCTCCACCCGGCTGTCCCGCACCCTGGACGGCGTGGAGGTGTCCAACATGGCCTCTGCCGGCTCGGTGGAAAACCTGCGTCGGGTCAACTCCCGGGATGCCGACTTTGGCATCGTCTACTCCGGCGACATGTACCTGGGCCAGAACGGCCAGCTGACCAACGATACCCGCAAGTACCGCAACGCCAGAGCGGTGTCCTACCTCTACGGCGCGCCGGCCCACCTCATTGTGCTCGACGGCGCCGGTATTACCGAGGTGTCCCAGCTGGAGGGCAAGAATGTAGCCGTGGGCCCGGCCGGCTCCGGTGCCGCCGCCTCGGCCCAGCGTTTTTTTGAAAGCGTGGGCCTGTGGGACAAGATCACCCCTCAGTACATCGGCTACAACCAGGGCGCCTCGGCCCTGGGCGACCGCCAGATAGACGCCCTCTGGGTGTTTGCCGGCTTCCCCAATGCCTCGGTGATCCAGGCCGCCTCCAGCAACGACATTCGCCTGCTGCAGGTGCATGAAGCCGCCAGCGCCGGCACCCTGTTCCAGGATCACCCCTACTACGCCGAGGTGACCATTCCCGCCGGCACCTACCCGGGCGTGGACTACGACGTGGTCACGGTGCAGGACTCCGCCCTCTGGGTGGCCGGTCGTCATTTGTCCGCCGACCGGGTGGCCGACAGCCTCAAGCAAATCTATTCCGAGGAAGGCCTGACCTTTATGCGCTCCGTGTCCCAGGCCGCCGCCTCCATGAGCATCGACACCGGCACCATGGGCATCGTGACCCCGCTGCACGACGGCGCCAAGGCCTTCTGGACCGAGCAGGGCAAAACCCTGACCGAGCAACAGCAGTAA
- a CDS encoding TetR/AcrR family transcriptional regulator translates to MTHLSAERDALLDTALHLALHRGWHGFSLYELADARELSLAELSRYFRSRDDLAEALFDRADQALLSLPLDPQEPMHERLLTGIMVWLDYLAPYRHLVREMLGYKLEPGHLHLQAHGITRISRTVQWLLEAADWQAGGLHRSAGEVALTGIYLTAMASFMVDTSDHLNTTRTLVHGLLARTGRLLQ, encoded by the coding sequence ATGACCCACCTCAGCGCCGAACGGGATGCCCTTCTCGACACCGCCCTGCACCTGGCCCTGCACCGGGGCTGGCACGGCTTCAGCCTGTACGAACTGGCCGACGCCCGGGAGCTGAGCCTGGCGGAGCTGAGCCGGTATTTTCGCTCCCGGGATGACCTGGCCGAGGCCCTGTTCGACCGGGCCGACCAGGCCCTGCTCAGCCTGCCACTGGACCCGCAGGAGCCCATGCATGAGCGGCTGCTCACCGGCATCATGGTCTGGCTCGACTACCTGGCACCCTACCGCCATCTGGTCAGGGAGATGCTGGGCTACAAGCTGGAGCCTGGTCACCTGCATCTGCAGGCCCACGGTATTACCCGCATCAGCCGCACCGTGCAGTGGCTGCTGGAAGCCGCCGACTGGCAGGCCGGCGGCCTGCACCGCTCGGCGGGGGAAGTGGCGCTCACCGGCATCTACCTCACCGCCATGGCCAGCTTTATGGTGGACACCAGCGACCACCTCAACACCACCCGTACCCTGGTCCACGGCCTGCTTGCCCGTACCGGCCGGCTGCTGCAATAA
- a CDS encoding EAL domain-containing response regulator, giving the protein MALTITVIDDDIEIRTLARMLLEKKGHTVEGFASLNEASLHLASEKVDLLILDLNLGRRDGLEVLQYLNRIRLVSPVLLISSCDARTAQSVIRVGQASGLNMIGFLPKPLKLPDLTTLVAQLDRVSNPVSHDALNLALENEHFFLMYQPKIDLVSCRPVSVEALLRWKDPELGVIPPDKFIRFAETHGHIAPITWWVMDVALAQLARWQATGIRVSMAINMSAVLFSRTDVCDITTRLLDEHGIEPSQLTLELTETAEVGNLMLGLETMTRLRIMGVDLSLDDFGTGHASFNQLYQIPFSELKVDRLFVSKIEQDHNACAIVRNIISLGQSLGMRVVAEGIETERQQQMLVEMGCEQGQGYVIGKPMTATDFESWFARHASLPTPLRQIKRHA; this is encoded by the coding sequence ATGGCGTTAACTATCACGGTCATCGATGATGACATTGAAATCAGAACCCTGGCCAGAATGCTGCTGGAAAAAAAGGGGCATACCGTGGAGGGCTTTGCCTCGCTGAACGAGGCCAGCCTTCACCTGGCAAGTGAAAAAGTGGATTTGCTGATCCTCGATCTCAACCTGGGTCGCCGGGACGGGCTGGAGGTGCTGCAGTACCTGAACCGCATTCGGCTGGTTTCGCCGGTGCTGCTGATCAGCAGTTGTGATGCCCGTACCGCGCAGAGCGTGATTCGGGTTGGCCAGGCCAGTGGGCTGAACATGATCGGCTTTTTGCCCAAACCGCTCAAACTGCCCGACTTGACGACCCTGGTGGCGCAGCTTGATCGGGTCTCCAACCCGGTCAGTCACGACGCGCTGAACCTGGCGCTTGAAAACGAACACTTTTTTCTGATGTATCAGCCCAAGATTGATCTGGTGTCATGCCGGCCGGTATCGGTCGAGGCCCTGCTGCGCTGGAAGGATCCCGAGCTTGGGGTGATTCCGCCGGACAAGTTTATTCGTTTTGCCGAAACCCATGGCCATATTGCGCCCATCACCTGGTGGGTCATGGACGTGGCGCTGGCGCAACTGGCCCGCTGGCAGGCCACCGGGATTCGGGTAAGCATGGCGATTAACATGTCGGCAGTGCTGTTTTCGCGTACCGATGTGTGTGATATCACGACGCGCCTGCTGGATGAGCATGGCATAGAGCCGTCCCAGCTGACGCTGGAGCTGACGGAGACCGCCGAGGTGGGCAACCTGATGCTGGGGCTGGAAACCATGACCCGGCTGAGGATCATGGGGGTCGACCTGTCCCTGGACGACTTTGGCACCGGTCATGCTTCTTTCAATCAGCTCTATCAGATCCCCTTCAGTGAGCTCAAGGTCGATCGTCTGTTCGTGAGCAAGATAGAGCAGGACCACAATGCCTGTGCCATCGTCAGAAATATCATCAGCCTGGGGCAATCCCTGGGCATGCGGGTGGTGGCGGAAGGGATTGAAACCGAGCGCCAGCAGCAGATGCTGGTGGAAATGGGGTGCGAGCAGGGCCAGGGCTACGTCATTGGCAAACCGATGACGGCTACGGATTTCGAAAGCTGGTTTGCCAGGCATGCCTCCTTACCCACTCCCCTGCGCCAGATCAAACGACACGCCTGA
- a CDS encoding response regulator, with the protein MPKLPLRIKLSALAAVLCFVAVMVIGGVLAWNQHIFKNRLIEDGVWHVYQLDREIAKLRLALARRSSVPADELILQLDILYSRIMLFRQGQVSRLMERVEGGPQLANEIMAAIDAVDRDFGQWQDDGFNEHAGLIERINQQLAQAQTGSEQLLLKANRFVYQLKSGEYETSIRLYGYTCALLLFMSLSIVMVLRNLLKEHRLNSEKRQELEQLTAQLSLAAEKASLASKAKSEFLATMSHEIRTPMNAIIGLSGLLLEQPLDERSRYYGATIKSSADLLLHLINDILDYSKVEAGKLAIHPVPMSLQAEVKGLQAMFSIRDNADRVDFVCDIDETVPDSLYYDVDRVRQVLINLLSNAFKFTDSGRVTLRIEPVDGARLRFAVYDTGVGIVREQQDRIFNSFMQVDSSSARRYGGTGLGLAISKRLVEAMAGNIGFYSEPRLGSHFWFELPLSPAPAGMDQPAPSALAPSMAEASLLLVEDNAVNQEVARALLEKMGLEVTVADGGEAALQLCREQRFDLVLMDIQMPGMDGMETVRQLRCQPEGAGLPIIAMTANVMPGERERCLAAGMDDYLSKPVNPEILRRMLAGYLPVAAPGEPAAATSEVISLHRLSVCRNGQPAGELLDVEMLESLFEGLGGDSMEHLFAMFFTRLDERCEALRQAAGQEDGQALSRELHSLKGAAGTLGLSSISRLAQEYEHRVERQHAVVPEQLLTTLEELRSRSEQALAQWTTARVAQHRDNRRTGDTEAP; encoded by the coding sequence ATGCCAAAGCTCCCCTTGCGTATCAAGCTGTCCGCGCTGGCGGCGGTGCTCTGTTTTGTGGCCGTGATGGTGATTGGCGGTGTGCTGGCGTGGAATCAGCACATCTTTAAAAACCGGCTGATTGAGGACGGTGTCTGGCATGTGTACCAGCTTGACCGTGAAATCGCCAAGCTAAGGCTGGCCCTGGCCCGGCGCTCCAGCGTACCGGCCGATGAGTTGATATTACAACTGGACATTCTTTACAGCCGCATCATGCTGTTTCGCCAGGGACAGGTATCGCGCTTGATGGAGCGGGTGGAGGGCGGCCCGCAGCTGGCGAACGAGATCATGGCCGCTATCGATGCCGTGGATCGGGACTTTGGGCAGTGGCAGGACGACGGCTTTAACGAGCATGCCGGGCTGATTGAGCGGATCAATCAACAACTGGCCCAGGCCCAGACCGGCAGTGAACAGTTGTTGCTCAAGGCCAACCGGTTTGTCTATCAGCTTAAAAGCGGGGAATACGAAACCAGCATTCGGTTGTACGGTTATACCTGCGCCTTGCTGCTGTTCATGAGCCTGTCCATTGTCATGGTGCTGCGCAACCTGCTCAAGGAGCACCGCCTCAACAGTGAAAAACGCCAGGAGCTGGAGCAACTGACGGCTCAGTTGAGTTTGGCGGCGGAAAAGGCCAGTCTTGCCAGCAAGGCCAAGTCGGAATTTCTGGCCACCATGAGCCATGAAATCCGCACCCCGATGAATGCCATTATCGGTCTGTCCGGCCTGTTGCTGGAACAGCCCCTTGACGAACGCAGCCGTTATTACGGGGCCACCATAAAAAGCAGCGCCGATCTGTTGCTTCACCTGATCAATGACATTCTTGACTATTCCAAGGTCGAGGCCGGCAAACTGGCCATTCATCCTGTTCCCATGTCGCTGCAGGCCGAGGTGAAGGGGTTGCAGGCCATGTTCAGCATTCGGGACAACGCCGACAGGGTAGACTTTGTCTGCGATATCGACGAAACGGTGCCGGACAGCCTGTATTACGACGTGGACCGAGTGCGTCAGGTGTTGATTAACCTGCTCTCCAATGCCTTCAAATTTACCGACAGCGGCCGGGTGACATTACGCATCGAGCCGGTGGACGGAGCGCGCCTGCGCTTTGCCGTGTACGACACCGGTGTCGGCATAGTGCGCGAACAGCAGGACCGCATCTTCAATTCCTTTATGCAGGTGGATTCATCCAGCGCACGGCGTTACGGCGGTACCGGGCTGGGCCTGGCCATCAGCAAACGGCTGGTGGAAGCCATGGCGGGAAATATCGGTTTTTACAGCGAGCCCAGGCTGGGCAGTCACTTCTGGTTTGAGCTGCCGCTGAGCCCGGCGCCGGCCGGCATGGACCAGCCAGCGCCCTCCGCCCTTGCGCCCTCCATGGCGGAGGCGAGCCTGTTGCTGGTGGAAGACAATGCCGTCAATCAGGAAGTTGCCCGCGCCCTGCTGGAGAAAATGGGGCTGGAGGTAACGGTGGCGGACGGCGGTGAAGCGGCGCTGCAGCTGTGCCGGGAGCAGCGTTTCGACCTGGTCTTGATGGACATCCAAATGCCCGGCATGGACGGCATGGAAACGGTACGCCAGTTGCGGTGTCAGCCAGAGGGGGCAGGCCTGCCGATCATCGCCATGACCGCCAATGTCATGCCGGGGGAGCGGGAACGCTGCCTGGCCGCCGGCATGGACGACTACCTGAGCAAGCCGGTGAACCCCGAGATCCTGCGGCGCATGCTGGCCGGCTATCTTCCCGTGGCGGCGCCCGGTGAGCCGGCGGCGGCCACCAGCGAGGTCATTTCGCTGCACCGGCTCTCTGTTTGCCGTAATGGTCAGCCAGCCGGCGAGCTGCTGGATGTAGAGATGCTGGAAAGCCTGTTCGAGGGGCTGGGGGGCGATAGCATGGAGCATCTGTTTGCCATGTTTTTTACGCGTCTGGACGAGCGTTGCGAAGCCCTGCGGCAGGCGGCGGGGCAGGAGGATGGCCAGGCCCTGAGTCGAGAGTTGCACTCACTGAAAGGGGCGGCCGGCACCCTGGGGTTGAGCAGCATCAGCAGGCTGGCACAGGAATACGAGCATCGCGTTGAGCGGCAGCATGCCGTGGTGCCGGAGCAACTGCTGACCACGCTGGAGGAACTCAGATCCCGCTCCGAGCAGGCGCTGGCGCAGTGGACTACGGCCCGAGTGGCGCAGCATCGGGATAACAGACGGACGGGTGACACAGAAGCACCTTAG
- a CDS encoding response regulator transcription factor has protein sequence MDRHACATKREPTVAIVEDDRDQRDYLRLCLEPDYRLNSYSNATAFVRSLSRCVPDVVLLDWHLPDMTGIELLLQLRRQGHHLLAMVITARNDEDSLITAFEAGANDFIAKPVRIGELKARVRALARRAVATTLDTPCQVGAYRLDMEPRQLCLNGQQVPLTNREFDLAALLFQRQGELLHRETLLRSVWGMEDGVGTRTLDTHMSRLRKKLALSGEFGLRLRSVYQLGYRLEKTA, from the coding sequence ATGGATCGTCACGCCTGTGCAACGAAACGGGAGCCCACGGTTGCCATTGTCGAGGATGACAGGGATCAACGGGATTATCTGCGCCTTTGCCTTGAGCCCGATTACCGGCTTAACAGTTACTCGAACGCCACCGCCTTTGTGCGCTCCCTGTCCCGCTGCGTGCCTGATGTGGTGCTGCTGGACTGGCACCTGCCCGACATGACCGGCATTGAGCTGCTTCTCCAGTTGCGTCGCCAGGGACATCACCTGCTGGCCATGGTGATCACGGCCAGAAATGATGAAGACAGCCTGATCACGGCCTTTGAAGCCGGGGCCAATGATTTTATCGCCAAACCGGTGCGTATTGGCGAGCTGAAGGCCAGGGTAAGGGCCCTGGCCCGGCGTGCCGTGGCAACCACGCTGGATACGCCTTGTCAGGTGGGCGCGTATCGGCTGGACATGGAGCCCCGTCAGCTGTGTCTTAATGGACAGCAGGTGCCCCTGACCAATCGCGAGTTTGACCTCGCCGCCCTGCTGTTTCAGCGTCAGGGCGAGTTGCTGCACCGGGAAACCCTGCTGCGCTCGGTGTGGGGCATGGAGGACGGTGTCGGTACCCGGACCCTGGATACGCACATGTCCCGGCTACGCAAGAAACTCGCGCTCAGCGGGGAGTTTGGTCTGCGCTTGCGTTCGGTGTACCAGTTGGGTTACCGGCTGGAAAAAACGGCCTGA
- a CDS encoding DUF2282 domain-containing protein: MNKVNTATTLAFALSSALAASAPALADNHAGAEHEMEKCYGVALAGQNDCAAGPGTTCAGTAKTDYQGNAWKLVPAGTCLETDSPTSPTGKGQLDAFEEVNA; encoded by the coding sequence ATGAACAAGGTCAACACCGCCACCACCCTCGCCTTTGCCCTGAGCAGCGCCCTCGCCGCTTCCGCTCCCGCCCTGGCCGACAACCACGCCGGCGCCGAGCACGAAATGGAAAAATGCTACGGCGTGGCCCTGGCCGGCCAGAACGATTGCGCCGCCGGCCCCGGCACCACCTGCGCCGGCACCGCCAAAACCGACTACCAGGGCAATGCCTGGAAACTGGTGCCCGCCGGCACCTGCCTGGAAACCGACTCTCCCACCTCACCCACCGGCAAGGGCCAGCTGGACGCCTTTGAGGAAGTCAACGCCTGA
- a CDS encoding DUF692 domain-containing protein — protein MTTALNTASAGASRLPADAGLGLKLQHAETILNTRPRLGFVEIHAENFMVDGGPRHHYLGRIREHYALSVHGVGLSLGGAEPPDEAHLARLARLVARYQPEAVSEHIAWAGMGGRVANDLLPLPYTPASLQRLCDHVDRVQQLLQRPILLENPATYLAFAESTLDETDFIREAVRRTGCGLLLDVNNLYVSAVNHDRDARAYMAALPLERVGEVHLAGFDEQADDSGARLLIDSHGSPVAEPVWALYQWLLAQTGPLPTLLERDNNVPALTELLAETDQIRRLLAQAGQPEERRHA, from the coding sequence ATGACCACAGCGTTAAACACAGCGTCGGCCGGTGCCTCCCGCCTGCCGGCCGACGCCGGGCTGGGGCTCAAGCTGCAGCACGCCGAAACAATACTGAACACCCGTCCAAGGCTGGGCTTTGTGGAGATCCACGCCGAAAACTTTATGGTGGACGGCGGCCCGCGCCACCACTACCTGGGCCGGATTCGTGAGCACTATGCCCTGTCGGTGCACGGGGTGGGCCTGTCGCTGGGCGGTGCAGAGCCTCCCGATGAAGCCCACCTGGCCCGGCTGGCGCGGCTGGTTGCGCGTTACCAGCCCGAGGCGGTATCGGAGCACATCGCTTGGGCCGGCATGGGCGGCCGCGTTGCCAATGATCTGCTGCCCCTGCCCTACACCCCCGCCAGTCTGCAACGGTTGTGCGATCACGTGGATCGGGTGCAACAGCTATTGCAGCGTCCCATTTTACTGGAAAACCCCGCCACCTACCTCGCCTTTGCCGAGTCCACCCTGGATGAGACCGACTTTATCCGCGAAGCGGTACGCCGCACCGGCTGCGGCCTGCTGCTGGATGTGAACAACCTGTACGTGTCGGCGGTCAATCACGACCGCGATGCCCGGGCCTACATGGCGGCCCTGCCCCTGGAGCGGGTGGGCGAGGTGCACCTGGCGGGCTTTGACGAACAAGCCGACGACAGCGGCGCCCGCCTGCTGATCGACAGCCACGGCAGTCCGGTGGCCGAGCCGGTGTGGGCGTTGTACCAGTGGCTGCTGGCGCAAACCGGGCCGCTGCCCACTCTGCTCGAGCGTGACAATAACGTGCCCGCCCTGACCGAGCTGCTGGCTGAAACCGACCAGATTCGCCGGCTGTTGGCCCAGGCTGGACAACCGGAGGAGCGCCGCCATGCATGA
- a CDS encoding DNA-binding domain-containing protein, protein MHDAFLDALLDPARPVPAEVAPHPGRQARFNVYRNNVRVSLTEALAAQFPVCRQLVGEDFFNAMAGVYIAQSPPASPLLTDYGITLPDFIEHFAPAAAVPYLADMARLELTVQRVQHAADTTPVTAGALQALLADPERLARHGLQLCPACALLRSRFALASLWLAHHGEGSLGSIAPASAENALLLRPELSVTLLRLDDADADFMALLLAGHSLGRALEQTAQRHAGFNPAHLLQCLLAHQAITGLDLTGEA, encoded by the coding sequence ATGCATGACGCCTTTCTCGATGCCCTGCTCGATCCGGCCCGGCCGGTGCCCGCCGAAGTTGCCCCTCACCCCGGCCGGCAGGCCCGCTTCAACGTCTATCGCAATAACGTGCGAGTATCGCTGACCGAGGCGCTGGCGGCGCAGTTTCCGGTGTGCCGGCAACTGGTGGGGGAAGACTTTTTTAACGCCATGGCGGGCGTCTATATCGCGCAGTCGCCGCCGGCCTCCCCCCTGCTCACCGACTACGGCATCACCCTGCCCGACTTTATTGAACACTTCGCCCCCGCCGCTGCCGTGCCCTACCTGGCGGACATGGCCCGGCTGGAGCTGACCGTACAGCGGGTGCAGCATGCCGCCGACACCACCCCGGTGACCGCCGGGGCCCTGCAGGCGCTACTGGCCGATCCCGAGCGGCTTGCCCGCCACGGCCTGCAATTGTGTCCGGCCTGCGCCCTGCTGCGATCCCGCTTCGCGCTAGCCTCGCTGTGGCTGGCCCATCACGGCGAGGGCTCGCTTGGCAGCATTGCCCCCGCCAGCGCGGAAAACGCATTGCTGCTGCGCCCGGAGCTGTCGGTGACATTGCTGCGCCTCGACGATGCCGACGCGGACTTTATGGCGTTGCTGCTCGCCGGCCACAGCCTGGGCAGGGCCCTGGAGCAGACCGCACAACGGCATGCCGGTTTTAATCCCGCCCATCTGCTGCAGTGCCTGCTGGCCCATCAGGCCATCACCGGCCTCGACCTCACGGGAGAAGCATGA
- a CDS encoding DoxX family protein: protein MMHVPHTLCAWRERLNRLPHSLIALLGRFSIAAVFWRSGQTKVDHFALDIVSGEVSLGWPSLSPSAVFLFREEYRLPLISPELAALLAASAEHLFPLLLLLGLATRLSALALLGMTLVIQLLVYPGAWPLHGLWATVLLLLVARGPGVVSLDHWLTRRRCD, encoded by the coding sequence ATGATGCATGTCCCTCACACCCTGTGCGCCTGGCGCGAGCGGCTGAACCGACTGCCCCATTCGCTGATCGCCCTGCTGGGCCGTTTTTCCATCGCTGCCGTGTTCTGGCGCTCGGGCCAGACCAAGGTGGACCACTTCGCCCTCGACATCGTCAGCGGCGAAGTCAGCCTCGGCTGGCCCAGCCTGAGCCCGTCGGCGGTGTTTTTGTTCCGGGAAGAGTACCGGCTGCCGCTGATTTCCCCGGAGCTGGCCGCCCTGCTGGCGGCCAGTGCCGAACACCTGTTTCCCTTGCTGCTGTTGTTGGGTCTAGCCACCCGGCTGTCGGCACTGGCACTGCTTGGCATGACCCTGGTGATCCAGCTACTGGTGTATCCGGGCGCCTGGCCGCTGCACGGCCTCTGGGCCACGGTGCTGTTGTTGCTGGTGGCCCGGGGACCGGGCGTGGTGTCACTGGATCATTGGCTAACCAGAAGGCGCTGTGATTAA
- a CDS encoding sigma-70 family RNA polymerase sigma factor, with amino-acid sequence MATPSNASPGLNEQLRLQLLKFATLQLRDSHSAEDAVQEAMLGAFRYAGSFHGRAAYKTWVFAILKHKIADQLRQRQRLTTVSELSDEADQPFEDTLFNQAGRWHREERPMRWSSPDDSLEDERFWHIFEACLDGLPARQARVFMMREFVGLESPEICAELALTVSHLNVLLYRARLRLRECLENRWQREGDCSC; translated from the coding sequence ATGGCAACGCCTTCGAATGCCTCACCCGGGCTGAACGAGCAACTGCGCCTGCAACTGCTGAAGTTCGCCACCCTGCAACTGCGCGACTCCCACTCGGCGGAAGACGCGGTGCAGGAGGCCATGCTCGGGGCCTTTCGCTACGCCGGCTCCTTTCATGGCCGTGCCGCCTACAAGACCTGGGTGTTTGCCATTCTCAAGCACAAGATTGCCGATCAGCTCCGCCAGCGCCAGCGGCTGACCACGGTCAGCGAACTGAGCGACGAGGCCGACCAGCCGTTTGAAGACACCCTGTTCAACCAGGCCGGACGCTGGCACAGAGAAGAGCGCCCCATGCGCTGGAGCTCCCCCGACGACAGCCTGGAAGACGAGCGTTTCTGGCATATTTTCGAGGCCTGTCTCGACGGCCTGCCGGCGCGCCAGGCCAGAGTGTTCATGATGCGGGAATTTGTGGGGCTGGAAAGCCCGGAAATCTGCGCCGAGCTGGCACTCACCGTCAGCCACCTCAACGTATTGCTGTACCGGGCCCGGCTCAGGCTGCGCGAATGCCTGGAAAACCGCTGGCAACGGGAAGGAGACTGCTCATGCTGA
- a CDS encoding zf-HC2 domain-containing protein, with translation MLKCRQATRLMSESQERPLTPREKLSLRLHTLMCRACHHFQQQLPVLRRLSRRYVRRKDE, from the coding sequence ATGCTGAAATGTCGCCAGGCCACCCGGCTGATGTCCGAAAGCCAGGAGCGGCCCCTCACTCCCCGGGAAAAGCTGTCGCTCAGGCTACACACCCTGATGTGCCGCGCCTGCCACCACTTTCAGCAGCAGTTGCCGGTGCTGCGCCGGCTGAGCCGCCGCTATGTCCGGCGCAAGGACGAATAA